Proteins from a single region of Apium graveolens cultivar Ventura chromosome 7, ASM990537v1, whole genome shotgun sequence:
- the LOC141671124 gene encoding putative nucleoredoxin 1-2 translates to MPMPSVEDVARKEEEDFKILARGIWSIKPVDLNVSPGDKLSLESIFLNDPRPSVAKAFQELCGDKYVCIFMLPMSARHTESSFLDAMVLREVYQDIESSGGKFEVICVPTHAKAERNIHNGDYYNPLHHNFRIESCTPFPHMDTRDDICLERIARTIGLPEETTYLIIAPLKVRRVVSVFDNDFLHWHGAEAYPFTPQKLKQLALQDKALLSGKHDLSTLLSTPHRDYVISNDCTKVPISDLQQKTLCLLFYEDNLECKKRTEELKQVYEAHKDFEVVVVFSLTFGHDTSHLVGANGKFRSELKFWKVFCNMPWLALPFDDPKCRQLWRIFNRTKVYNDSCASNDSCPSKLIIIYSQGKYFREDGFQILEKTRFKSYPFMGKVVGQCTLEVREKQLSSILGQDVELIRDELIHGCRQQCGIGQEKYTVSKLLGASVVLLFIAGPWFSEFLSELKYYFYTKCETLYKFEVVYVPMNESSPSVHPYMLGSLSPVSNEKNFIPLFTYYFKDKMTQDAKEKFTLALVTFGPFGHYFKQGIISTTSSEDASQLFVDTFPFVDDVDKEFYKFTIRNG, encoded by the exons ATGCCGATGCCTAGTGTGGAAGACGTGGCAAGAAAGGAAGAAGAAGATTTCAAGATACTAGCACGGGGAATCTGGTCTATTAAGCCAGTTGATCTCAATGTATCCCCCGGGGATAAGCTTTCTCTAGAATCCATTTTTTTAAATGACCCTAGACCTTCTGTGGCCAAG GCTTTTCAAGAACTATGTGGAGATAAATACGTGTGTATTTTCATGCTCCCTATGTCTGCTCGCCATACAGAATCATCTTTTCTTGATGCTATGGTACTCAGGGAAGTTTACCAAGACATTGAGTCTTCCGGTGGTAAATTCGAGGTAATTTGTGTGCCTACACATGCTAAAGCTGAGCGAAATATCCACAATGGTGATTACTACAATCCGCTTCATCACAATTTCCGAATAGAGTCGTGCACACCATTTCCTCATATGGATACGAGGGATGATATATGCTTGGAGCGAATAGCGAGGACAATCGGTCTCCCTGAGGAAACAACTTATCTTATCATTGCTCCTTTGAAGGTCAGAAGAGTTGTCAGTGTATTTGACAATGATTTTCTTCATTGGCATGGAGCTGAAGCTTATCCCTTTACCCCACAAAAGCTCAAACAACTAGCACTCCAAGATAAAGCATTGCTAAGTGGCAAACACGACTTGAGTACCCTTTTGTCGACACCTCATCGTGACTATGTTATCTCAAATGATTGCACTAAG GTACCTATTTCTGATCTACAACAAAAGACTCTTTGCCTCTTATTTTACGAAGATAATCTGGAGTGCAAAAAGCGGACAGAAGAACTTAAGCAGGTCTATGAAGCACACAAAGATTTCGAGGTGGTGGTTGTGTTCTCCCTTACTTTTGGGCATGACACTAGTCACTTGGTGGGAGCTAATGGGAAATTCAGATCAGAATTGAAATTCTGGAAAGTCTTCTGCAACATGCCATGGTTGGCACTCCCGTTCGATGACCCAAAATGTAGGCAGCTGTGGCGCATCTTTAATCGCACCAAAGTCTACAATGATTCTTGTGCATCCAATGATTCTTGTCCATCCAAGCTGATCATAATCTACTCTCAAGGAAAATACTTTAGGGAAGATGGCTTTCAAATCCTGGAGAAGACTAGATTCAAAAGTTATCCTTTCATGGGGAAGGTGGTGGGACAATGTACACTTGAAGTAAGAGAGAAGCAATTGTCCTCAATTCTGGGACAAGATGTTGAACTAATTCGTGATGAATTAATTCATGGTTGTAGGCAACAGTGTGGAATAGGGCAG GAAAAATATACAGTCTCTAAACTCTTGGGGGCCTCAGTTGTCTTACTTTTTATAGCAGGACCATGGTTTAGTGAATTTCTATCGGaactaaaatattatttttacaCAAAATGCGAGACTCTTTATAAGTTTGAGGTAGTGTATGTTCCAATGAATGAATCTTCACCTAGTGTCCATCCGTATATGCTTGGTAGTCTTTCTCCTGTTTCTAATGAGAAGAACTTTATTCCTCTCTTCACTTACTATTTTAAAGATAAAATGACTCAAGATGCAAAAGAGAAGTTTACTTTGGCGCTAGTTACTTTTGGGCCGTTTGGGCACTATTTTAAGCAGGGAATCATCTCTACCACGAGTTCTGAAGACGCGTCTCAGCTATTTGTGGATACCTTCCCCTTTGTGGATGATGTAGACAAAGAATTTTATAAATTCACAATTCGCAACGGATAA
- the LOC141671538 gene encoding putative ripening-related protein 1, with amino-acid sequence MKKQVYLSAAHLLILFLVSISSVGAQQCKPSGKLKGTKPPKDECNTADGAECCVEGKLYDIYNCSPPVSRATKAILTLNNFEKNGDGGGPSECDQAYHSNKTSVVALSTGWFNGTSRCHKNITIHGNGVSVQAMVVDECDSTMGCDDEHAYQPPCDDNIVDASEAVWRALGVPVNDWGWMNISWSDDA; translated from the coding sequence ATGAAGAAACAAGTCTACTTGTCTGCTGCACACCTCTTAATACTCTTTCTTGTGTCAATTAGTAGTGTTGGAGCTCAACAGTGCAAGCCAAGTGGGAAACTCAAGGGAACAAAACCACCAAAAGATGAATGCAACACAGCTGATGGAGCCGAATGCTGCGTAGAAGGAAAGCTTTACGACATCTACAACTGCTCCCCACCTGTTTCGAGAGCTACTAAAGCGATTTTAACCTTAAACAACTTTGAGAAAAATGGGGATGGTGGGGGGCCATCTGAGTGTGATCAGGCCTACCATTCTAATAAGACATCAGTGGTGGCTCTGTCGACTGGATGGTTTAATGGTACGAGTAGGTGTCATAAGAACATTACGATTCATGGTAATGGAGTGAGTGTGCAAGCAATGGTGGTTGATGAATGTGACTCGACTATGGGTTGTGATGATGAACATGCTTATCAGCCTCCTTGTGACGATAATATCGTTGATGCTTCTGAAGCTGTTTGGAGAGCTTTAGGTGTGCCGGTTAATGACTGGGGATGGATGAACATCTCCTGGTCTGACGATGCCTGA
- the LOC141672343 gene encoding putative phospholipid hydroperoxide glutathione peroxidase, whose amino-acid sequence MASCQTYSAHDFVVKDAKGNDVDLSQYKGKVLLIVNVASQCGLTNKNYKELSMLYEQYRGQGLEILAFPCNQFAGQEPGTTEQIANFVCTKFKAEYPVFDKIQVNGSNASPLYKFLKSSKQGTFGDNIKWNFTKFLVDQEGNVVNRFSPTTAPNKIEKDIKNLLNQA is encoded by the exons ATGGCCAGTTGCCAAACCTATTCTGCTCATGATTTCGTTGTCAAG GATGCAAAAGGAAATGATGTGGACCTTAGCCAGTACAAGGGCAAAGTTCTGCTGATCGTCAATGTTGCATCACAATG TGGCCTGACAAATAAAAACTACAAGGAGTTATCAATGCTATACGAGCAGTATAGAGGACAAG GTTTGGAGATTCTGGCTTTTCCGTGTAATCAATTTGCAGGCCAGGAGCCTGGGACTACTGAACAAATTGCAAATTTTGTCTGCACTAAATTCAAAGCTGAATATCCTGTATTTGACAAG ATTCAAGTTAATGGTTCAAATGCATCTCCACTGTACAAGTTCTTGAAGTCTAGCAAACAAGGAACTTTCGGGGACAATATCAAGTGGAATTTTACCAAGTTCTTGGTGGATCAGGAAGGGAATGTGGTGAATCGCTTTTCTCCAACAACCGCTCCAAATAAAATTGAG AAGGACATAAAGAATCTGTTGAATCAAGCTTAA